The genomic interval AGTGTGGATAGGCAGATGGGAATCTACACCTTTCAATCAAGCCCTAAAACAAAATTTACCCTTACAAATGCTACGAGCATTAAGAGCACATTTCTTATTTATGCAGTGGGTATCTCGCCTGATGCTATGTGGGCAGCTTTTAGCAAAAATGAACAAAATGATATTAGCATTATTCATCTTGCCACACAAAAAGAGCATTTCATACTCAAAGGTTCTACATCACTTATTAATAGTCTTATTTTTTATGATAAAAATACACTCATTTCAGGCAATGATGATAAAACATTTATCATTTGGAAACTGCCAAAATCTAAGGAGAAATAATGAATATCTCAAGTATCGTTGTGAAAACTACTCAAGAAAGTTTTGAATCTGTAAAAAATGCTATTAAAGAAATACAGGGTTGTGAAATATATATTGAAGACAAAGCTACAAATCAGCTTATTGTCGTTATAGAATCTCAAAACACCGAAGAAGAAGTAGCTATTAACAAACATATAGAATCTATGGCGGGAGTAATGAGCGCAAATATGCACTATGCCTATCAAGAAGATGAGATTAACGCACAACTTAAATCCATAGATGGTGGTATAAGCGAGTTTCTCAATAATGATTCTATCCCTGCTGAAAATATTGCTTACTCTGGTTCTATAGCACATCTTATGGGGAAAAAGCGCAAATAAATATTTTTTTATTTCATTTA from Helicobacter hepaticus ATCC 51449 carries:
- a CDS encoding chaperone NapD, which encodes MNISSIVVKTTQESFESVKNAIKEIQGCEIYIEDKATNQLIVVIESQNTEEEVAINKHIESMAGVMSANMHYAYQEDEINAQLKSIDGGISEFLNNDSIPAENIAYSGSIAHLMGKKRK